Sequence from the Arcobacter sp. CECT 8986 genome:
CAGAAATACCATATGAGTTAATCAAAAAAGCTATTATTATCATTAATGCAATTCCTAGTGTAAATAGATGATAAATAGGATTATTAACTCTTCTACTTATAATAAAAATTCTCCAAACAATAGAGAATAATATAAACAAAATAAATAATAAGCCCACTAGCCCTATCTCTTCAGTTATTCCTGCTAACACAAAGTCTGTATGAACTTCTGATAAAAAACCAAGCTTGATATCACCTAAAGATATTCCTTGACCAAAAAATCCACCATTATGAATAGCATTTAAAGAGTGTGAAACTTGATAAGGCTCAGGTAACTCATCAATTCTTAAATAGTTATCAACCCATTCTGGCATAATTGCCAAGATACCATCTTGATTCATTGCCCACCACGAATATATTCTATTAATTCTGTGAGGTGCTGAAATAATCAATACTACAAAAGCGATTAATGCACTAGCACCCAAAGATAAAAAAACCTTAAAACTTCTATTAGCAAATACAAGTAAAACAATTAAAATTACACCCAATAAAACAACTTGTCCTAAGTCTTTTTGTAAAAAAGCAACTAAAAAAACAACTAATAAAAATGTTCCAAAATATGGAGCAAGAAGTAACAACTCTTCTTTTAAAGTCATTTTTTTAGGCATTACCATTACACGTCTATGAAAAGACCAAGATAAAAAATATATAAATCCTACTTTAAAAAACTCAACAGGAGATAAAGATACACCAGGTAATCTAATCCATCTATTTGCTCCACCACTTTCAGTTACTAAACTTCCTGGTAAAAAAGGCATAACAGCCATTAATAAAAAGAAAATAATAAAAAGAGTCATACTCAATTTACCTACAAATTTATCAGGATTTAATTGGGAAAATCCCCACATAATTATTAAAGATAAAACACCTACAAATAATTGTCTAACAAAAAAATGAAATTGGTTATATTCAAAAAATTGAACCGTATATATTGTAAGAGAGTATGAAAATATAATACTTATTGTAATTAGAATAGAAACTAATAAAAAAAGTATATAGTCTGGTTCATTATTATTTGATTGCACTTTGGGTTTAATCTTATTTCTGCTAAAATTCATGTCCTATTATAATATATAATGGATAAATATGACTTCAAATAATATCGAAAATGTTAAT
This genomic interval carries:
- a CDS encoding FtsW/RodA/SpoVE family cell cycle protein, with the protein product MNFSRNKIKPKVQSNNNEPDYILFLLVSILITISIIFSYSLTIYTVQFFEYNQFHFFVRQLFVGVLSLIIMWGFSQLNPDKFVGKLSMTLFIIFFLLMAVMPFLPGSLVTESGGANRWIRLPGVSLSPVEFFKVGFIYFLSWSFHRRVMVMPKKMTLKEELLLLAPYFGTFLLVVFLVAFLQKDLGQVVLLGVILIVLLVFANRSFKVFLSLGASALIAFVVLIISAPHRINRIYSWWAMNQDGILAIMPEWVDNYLRIDELPEPYQVSHSLNAIHNGGFFGQGISLGDIKLGFLSEVHTDFVLAGITEEIGLVGLLFILFILFSIVWRIFIISRRVNNPIYHLFTLGIALMIIIAFLINSYGISGIIPIKGIAVPFLSYGGSSMLSMAIAIGLVLSISRTIKKEKHTK